In a single window of the Thunnus thynnus chromosome 9, fThuThy2.1, whole genome shotgun sequence genome:
- the LOC137189220 gene encoding uncharacterized protein has translation MVTSEPTTAHTASATAELGSSGRTQSLPETSNSTPLDVRNPLPLDSPPPPTPPLPPPPPLATDNPDLPPLSPPPLPPPLPSKPSSTSSPPPPTPPRIKSPQRPTALNLKTLPRPTVKENGGPPPGEDEEEEEKKMLEEDLKKCIEDFKRIRMPKAFPDRKRHWQSDLLKKYNA, from the coding sequence ATGGTGACCTCTGAGCCCACTACCGCTCATACTGCATCAGCCACAGCGGAGCTCGGCAGCAGTGGCCGAACCCAAAGCCTTCCAGAAACTAGCAACAGCACGCCCCTGGACGTACGAAACCCGCTGCCGCTggactctcctcctcctccaacccctcctcttcctcctcctccacctcttgcCACAGACAATCCTGATCTCCCACCCTTGTCGCCCCCTCCCCTGCCCCCGCCGCTGCCATCCAAACCTTCTTCTACTTCCAGTCCTCCTCCCCCAACACCACCTCGCATTAAGAGCCCCCAGCGTCCAACCGCCCTCAACCTAAAGACGCTGCCACGGCCCACCGTGAAAGAGAACGGCGGCCCCCCACCTGgtgaagacgaggaggaggaggagaagaagatgCTGGAGGAGGATCTCAAGAAATGCATTGAGGACTTCAAAAGGATCCGCATGCCCAAAGCGTTTCCAGATCGCAAAAGGCACTGGCAAAGTGACTTGCTCAAGAAGTACAACGCGTAG